The following proteins are co-located in the Thermococcus celericrescens genome:
- a CDS encoding ribonuclease P protein component 4 gives MSKKKFIRQREQREKRRIARERIETLFTLAERVFPYEPELANRYVEIALAVQQKARIRMPRKWKRRYCKSCHTFLVPGVNARVRLRNGHVVIKCLNCGHITRYPYIREQKKRRRERQKEADSSR, from the coding sequence ATGAGCAAGAAAAAGTTCATCCGCCAGAGGGAGCAGAGGGAAAAGCGCAGAATTGCCCGCGAGAGGATTGAGACCCTTTTCACCCTCGCGGAGAGGGTCTTCCCCTACGAGCCCGAGCTGGCCAACCGCTACGTGGAGATAGCCCTCGCGGTTCAGCAGAAGGCCAGGATAAGGATGCCCAGGAAGTGGAAAAGACGCTACTGCAAGAGCTGTCACACATTCCTCGTCCCGGGCGTCAACGCCAGGGTGAGGCTCCGGAACGGCCACGTTGTCATCAAGTGCCTCAACTGCGGCCACATAACGAGGTATCCGTACATCAGGGAGCAGAAGAAACGGAGAAGGGAGCGGCAAAAAGAAGCTGATTCAAGCCGCTGA